A genomic window from Fibrobacterota bacterium includes:
- a CDS encoding family 16 glycosylhydrolase, with translation MAKKPRYTAIVALGLLCSAIAQAKPWKSAELISKETFKYGAFEARVRAAEGSGMITTFFLWKDGSELPGAKWQEQDFEIWGKDGLVQSQAMTPGDPRVEHTAVHRLPTKAWERYYTYRMEWTPKKLSFYIDGTKVREETDPVEFEKLLDPAKAEPAQLRTGLWAGDFAWSGAFDATKVPQASFVNWLQVFDYTPGAGPNGSDFSLRWRDNFDGMNWNRWWSANWTFEYSVSDYTNGNHKAKDGALVSVLTTWQNEGTFPQVPVDDGQLLPIEVAPPAPVLDTTPIAIPSEFSALRLARALEYSAGDDGNGTAAGCVTRVPSVDMETNDDPATQGLCHIGFTDAGEWVEYDLIASDDDLYDLLVDAGSGYGGNTFRLFLDGAPVGSTMMVPTTGWSSFSTHEVLGVPMNQGRHVLRVVFDEGYVNLNRLEVRLHQPSVIAPISIPGRLDATNYVRFFENSPGNEGGAGKADDVDKVQSSDQGGGLAIGYTDGGEWLEYDIDVSTAGKYDFTARMASAEELRWIVVKVDGVAVTGAIGSPSEDWDVYADSTVTGILLSAGKHTVQIFFETGRLNLRYLDIAASAPAIPSVVTGVVATPSDATVQLFWEAVEGATRYKVLRDGALLQQVIGTTATDRTVVNGVTYTYSVVSGNASGDAVPSIGVQARPVAPAAPSAPTGFVATSGNSRVDLVWSASIGATDYQILRGAGVSELSVIASTSALSYSDASVVNGSSYRYAVRGVNGSTLGVLTSTVAANPRGLAPAIVLGLTATAGNASINLVWPASAGATGYRVVRQSGGTTTTKAVSGNNYVDLSLSNGQAYSYSVVALNEWGEAAPSASVTATPIAPPTATLRAQYKNGNASASTNMLYPRFQLLNAGTTSVDLSKVTIRYWYTSEGNQAQTGWFDYAQIGTANLLATFGRAAQVKTNADSYLQISFKPSAGTLAAGRSTGEIQTRVSKADWSNYNQLNDASFGANQTASFADWSKITVYLDGKLVWGVEP, from the coding sequence ACCCTGGAAATCCGCGGAGCTGATTTCCAAGGAAACGTTCAAGTATGGAGCCTTCGAAGCTCGAGTCCGAGCAGCGGAAGGATCGGGGATGATCACCACCTTCTTCCTTTGGAAGGATGGATCCGAGCTTCCAGGTGCGAAGTGGCAGGAACAGGACTTCGAAATTTGGGGAAAGGATGGGTTGGTCCAGTCCCAAGCGATGACTCCGGGCGATCCACGCGTGGAACATACGGCGGTCCACCGACTCCCCACGAAGGCTTGGGAGCGGTACTACACCTATCGGATGGAGTGGACTCCCAAGAAGCTCTCGTTTTACATCGACGGCACGAAAGTGCGCGAAGAGACGGATCCGGTCGAGTTCGAAAAGTTGCTCGATCCCGCCAAAGCCGAGCCAGCCCAGTTGCGCACGGGTCTCTGGGCGGGTGATTTCGCCTGGTCCGGAGCCTTCGACGCGACAAAGGTGCCGCAGGCAAGTTTTGTCAATTGGCTGCAGGTCTTCGACTACACTCCGGGCGCGGGTCCGAACGGGTCCGATTTTTCGCTGCGATGGAGGGATAATTTCGACGGAATGAATTGGAATCGCTGGTGGTCCGCCAACTGGACCTTCGAATACTCCGTTAGCGACTACACCAACGGGAACCACAAGGCCAAGGATGGTGCGCTCGTCTCCGTTTTGACGACGTGGCAGAACGAGGGGACTTTCCCCCAGGTCCCCGTCGATGATGGTCAGCTTCTTCCGATCGAGGTGGCTCCACCTGCGCCGGTCCTGGATACCACGCCCATCGCCATTCCTTCGGAGTTTTCGGCCCTTCGATTGGCACGTGCGCTGGAGTACTCCGCGGGTGACGACGGAAACGGTACGGCTGCCGGGTGCGTGACCAGGGTCCCCAGCGTCGACATGGAGACCAACGACGACCCAGCCACCCAAGGGCTTTGCCACATCGGATTCACGGATGCGGGGGAATGGGTCGAGTACGATCTCATCGCCTCGGACGACGACCTTTACGATCTGCTGGTGGATGCCGGCTCCGGGTACGGGGGGAACACATTCCGTCTGTTCCTGGATGGAGCACCGGTTGGATCGACCATGATGGTCCCCACCACGGGATGGTCGAGCTTCTCGACCCACGAGGTGCTGGGTGTTCCGATGAATCAGGGGCGACATGTCCTTCGCGTCGTTTTCGACGAAGGCTATGTGAATCTCAATCGCCTGGAAGTCAGACTGCACCAGCCTTCCGTAATCGCTCCGATTTCCATTCCAGGTCGGCTCGATGCCACGAACTACGTCCGGTTTTTCGAAAACTCACCGGGTAACGAAGGTGGAGCGGGCAAGGCCGACGATGTTGACAAGGTCCAGAGCTCCGATCAAGGTGGCGGATTGGCCATCGGATACACAGATGGCGGCGAATGGCTTGAATACGATATCGATGTGTCGACTGCGGGGAAATACGATTTCACCGCTCGGATGGCTTCGGCGGAAGAACTCAGATGGATCGTGGTGAAGGTCGACGGTGTCGCAGTCACCGGGGCCATCGGTTCACCGTCGGAGGATTGGGACGTCTACGCCGATAGCACGGTGACGGGAATCCTCCTTTCCGCAGGCAAGCACACGGTGCAGATCTTTTTCGAGACCGGAAGATTGAACCTTCGCTATCTCGACATCGCGGCTTCCGCACCGGCGATTCCTTCCGTCGTGACAGGTGTTGTCGCGACTCCGTCCGATGCGACGGTTCAGCTTTTCTGGGAGGCCGTCGAAGGGGCGACTCGCTACAAGGTGTTGCGTGATGGAGCCCTGCTGCAACAGGTGATCGGAACCACGGCCACGGACAGAACGGTGGTCAATGGCGTGACTTACACCTATTCCGTCGTGTCCGGGAACGCCTCCGGAGACGCGGTTCCTTCGATCGGCGTGCAGGCTCGACCGGTCGCTCCGGCGGCTCCTTCGGCACCGACAGGATTTGTTGCAACCTCCGGAAACTCCCGTGTCGATCTGGTTTGGAGCGCTTCGATTGGCGCCACGGACTACCAGATCCTGCGGGGAGCGGGAGTCTCCGAACTGTCGGTGATCGCCTCGACCAGCGCTCTCTCGTATTCCGATGCATCCGTGGTCAACGGATCCTCCTACCGGTATGCGGTTCGGGGAGTGAACGGCTCCACCCTGGGAGTGTTGACCTCCACCGTCGCGGCCAATCCACGAGGATTGGCTCCCGCCATCGTGCTCGGTTTGACCGCCACGGCAGGCAATGCCTCGATCAACCTCGTCTGGCCTGCCTCCGCTGGAGCCACGGGGTACCGGGTTGTCCGACAGTCCGGCGGCACAACCACGACCAAAGCGGTTTCCGGGAACAACTACGTCGACTTGAGTCTGAGCAACGGACAGGCGTACTCCTACTCCGTCGTGGCATTGAACGAGTGGGGCGAAGCGGCGCCTTCCGCCTCCGTCACGGCGACTCCCATCGCACCACCGACAGCAACGCTGAGGGCGCAGTACAAGAACGGAAACGCGAGCGCATCGACCAACATGCTCTATCCTCGCTTCCAGTTGTTGAATGCGGGCACAACTTCGGTGGATCTTTCCAAGGTTACCATTCGCTATTGGTACACATCCGAGGGAAACCAAGCCCAGACCGGCTGGTTCGATTATGCGCAGATCGGAACGGCGAACTTGCTGGCAACCTTCGGAAGAGCTGCTCAAGTCAAGACAAATGCGGATTCGTATCTGCAGATATCGTTCAAGCCCTCGGCCGGCACTTTGGCTGCCGGAAGGAGCACGGGCGAGATCCAGACTCGCGTCAGCAAGGCGGATTGGAGCAACTACAACCAACTCAACGATGCTTCGTTCGGCGCGAACCAAACAGCATCGTTCGCCGATTGGAGTAAGATCACGGTCTATCTCGACGGGAAATTGGTCTGGGGTGTCGAGCCTTGA
- a CDS encoding DegT/DnrJ/EryC1/StrS family aminotransferase, producing MESTTKPDDFGGMLGAFLAGLKGQEGFFPYLHNDMSKFEPGQSWIYYSGPYWGTEEVAAGVGALLKGHWLSAGESVRKFESAFARKIGQKKALMVNSGSSANLVLISALKRRFGWVAGDEIIVSVVGFPTTVTPVIQNGLVPVWVDIEMDSLNFDLDLVEAKITDRTRAIFVSPVLANPPDMDRLIELCRVKGLQLVLDDCDSLGSTWRGKFLNEYAVASSNSFYSSHHLCTGEGGMVVSDDEELMKIARSLAWWGRACVCVGEANLLRNGCCGNRFDRWLPEYDQIVDHRYIFQELGFNLKPLDLQGAIGLVQLEKFDEIHSRRRRAKERIGSSFERLLPVRVPGERVHAEASWFGVPVVCPDANLKRALVAHLENHKIQTRNYFSGNILLHPAFTQFGNWRDYPNASKVLDQVFFVGCAPHYTEAVFDYFNEVLGKFQA from the coding sequence ATGGAGTCCACAACCAAGCCCGATGATTTCGGGGGTATGCTCGGAGCTTTCCTTGCCGGATTGAAGGGACAGGAGGGGTTCTTCCCCTATTTGCACAACGACATGTCGAAATTCGAACCCGGACAATCCTGGATCTACTATTCGGGACCATACTGGGGCACCGAGGAAGTCGCCGCGGGCGTCGGAGCCCTTCTCAAGGGGCATTGGCTCTCCGCTGGTGAATCCGTCAGGAAATTCGAATCAGCCTTCGCCCGGAAGATCGGTCAGAAGAAAGCCCTGATGGTCAACTCGGGCTCTTCCGCGAACCTCGTGCTGATTTCCGCGCTCAAGCGCCGCTTCGGATGGGTGGCGGGCGATGAGATCATCGTTTCTGTCGTGGGTTTTCCCACCACCGTGACCCCGGTGATCCAAAACGGGCTGGTACCGGTATGGGTTGATATCGAGATGGACTCGTTGAATTTCGACCTCGACCTGGTCGAGGCGAAGATCACGGACAGGACACGTGCGATCTTCGTTTCCCCCGTTCTCGCCAATCCCCCGGACATGGATCGCTTGATCGAACTCTGCCGGGTCAAGGGGCTCCAGTTGGTCCTCGACGATTGCGACAGTCTGGGATCCACTTGGCGCGGCAAGTTCCTCAACGAGTACGCCGTCGCCAGTTCCAACAGCTTCTATTCCTCCCATCACCTCTGTACCGGCGAAGGCGGAATGGTGGTCTCCGACGACGAAGAGCTGATGAAAATCGCCAGATCCCTGGCTTGGTGGGGTCGTGCTTGCGTCTGCGTCGGAGAAGCGAATCTTCTGCGGAACGGTTGCTGTGGCAACCGGTTCGATCGTTGGCTGCCCGAGTACGACCAGATCGTCGATCATCGTTACATCTTCCAGGAGCTCGGCTTCAATCTGAAGCCTCTAGATCTCCAGGGGGCGATCGGGCTTGTCCAGCTGGAGAAGTTCGACGAGATCCATTCCCGTCGCCGTCGTGCCAAGGAAAGGATCGGATCCAGCTTCGAGAGGCTCCTTCCGGTGCGTGTTCCCGGTGAGCGTGTCCACGCGGAGGCTTCATGGTTCGGTGTGCCGGTGGTATGTCCGGATGCCAATTTGAAGCGCGCGCTCGTCGCCCATCTGGAAAACCACAAGATCCAGACGCGCAACTACTTCTCCGGGAACATCCTCTTGCATCCCGCGTTCACGCAGTTCGGAAATTGGCGAGACTACCCCAACGCGAGCAAGGTCCTGGACCAGGTCTTCTTCGTCGGGTGCGCACCCCACTATACCGAGGCGGTGTTCGACTATTTCAACGAGGTTCTCGGGAAGTTCCAGGCTTGA
- a CDS encoding lipopolysaccharide biosynthesis protein: MSSHRDKAIKGISWSFIDNIGNKFLQFLVGIVMARLLSPKEYGVLGMVTVFVTFSHIFLDSGFSQSLVIRKDSRPEDFSTVFFFNLAMGIVLYGVFFALAPLIAAFFEVAELAALIRVYGVVLVINALSLVQRIQFAKLIDFRTQAFITLSSTILSSAVGIYLAWSGHGIWSLIIRMILESAINSSLYWIFGNFRLLWVFDTKSFRDMFGFGYKMLLSGVIDRGYDELYKVIIGKFFRIEDLGFYQRASQFSEIPSSGFTSIIQRVSAPLLAQMPQDKLKSAYSRLIKMITLVVFSLMAGMAASASSIVAFLLGPKWVEVVPFLQLLCMATILYPLHALNLEIIWVRGFSGLFLRLEIIKKVIALPVILMGIFLGIHAMLWGMIGASVLAYFVNSFYSGKLVDYPVSEQVRDLLPNILVVSAMAALVWLAGFAPLGPKALFFLQVSLGITLVVGLSELVRLAPYLEMKSIFLSKLRAKRGTA, translated from the coding sequence ATGAGTTCGCATCGCGACAAGGCCATCAAGGGCATTTCCTGGAGCTTCATCGACAACATCGGGAACAAGTTCCTCCAGTTCCTGGTCGGAATCGTCATGGCGAGACTCCTTTCCCCCAAGGAGTACGGAGTGCTGGGAATGGTGACAGTATTTGTCACATTCTCCCACATCTTCCTCGATAGCGGATTTTCCCAGTCCCTGGTCATCCGGAAGGACAGCCGACCGGAGGACTTCAGCACGGTGTTCTTCTTCAATCTCGCGATGGGCATCGTCCTGTACGGCGTCTTCTTCGCTCTCGCCCCGCTCATCGCGGCCTTCTTCGAGGTCGCCGAACTCGCGGCGCTGATCCGGGTGTACGGTGTCGTCCTGGTCATCAACGCGCTCTCCCTCGTGCAAAGGATCCAGTTCGCGAAACTGATCGATTTCCGGACACAGGCGTTCATCACCCTCTCCTCCACCATCCTTTCGAGCGCCGTCGGCATCTACCTGGCCTGGTCCGGACACGGCATCTGGAGCCTCATCATCCGCATGATCCTCGAGAGCGCCATCAATTCCTCGCTCTACTGGATCTTCGGAAACTTCCGCCTTCTTTGGGTTTTCGACACGAAGTCGTTCCGGGATATGTTCGGCTTCGGTTACAAGATGCTCCTCTCGGGTGTCATCGACCGCGGATACGACGAACTCTACAAAGTCATCATCGGAAAGTTCTTCCGGATCGAAGATCTCGGGTTCTACCAACGGGCCAGCCAATTCTCGGAAATCCCCTCTTCCGGGTTCACGAGCATCATCCAGCGGGTTTCGGCTCCTCTGCTCGCCCAGATGCCGCAGGACAAACTGAAGTCCGCCTACAGCAGGCTGATCAAGATGATCACCCTCGTGGTGTTTTCTCTCATGGCCGGGATGGCGGCTTCGGCGAGCAGCATCGTCGCCTTCCTCCTCGGACCGAAATGGGTGGAGGTCGTCCCGTTTCTCCAGCTTCTGTGCATGGCCACGATCCTTTATCCACTCCATGCGTTGAATCTCGAGATCATCTGGGTACGTGGATTCTCAGGACTGTTCCTGCGTCTGGAAATCATCAAGAAGGTGATCGCTCTTCCCGTGATCCTGATGGGGATCTTCCTGGGCATCCATGCGATGCTTTGGGGAATGATCGGTGCCTCGGTCCTGGCGTATTTCGTCAACAGCTTCTATTCGGGCAAGCTGGTGGACTACCCCGTCTCCGAACAGGTTCGGGACCTGCTTCCGAACATTCTCGTGGTTTCGGCGATGGCCGCGTTGGTGTGGCTCGCGGGATTCGCGCCACTCGGGCCGAAGGCTCTATTTTTCCTGCAGGTTTCCCTGGGCATCACCCTGGTGGTGGGGCTCTCCGAGTTGGTGAGGCTCGCCCCATACCTCGAGATGAAATCCATCTTCCTGTCCAAGCTTCGCGCGAAAAGAGGCACAGCATGA
- a CDS encoding DegT/DnrJ/EryC1/StrS family aminotransferase: MIYVTQPNMPPLEEFTAYLEKIWESKWLTNQGPFHEELEEALCKHLGVEYISLFSNGTLALLTALQALHIGGEVITTPFSFVATTHALWWNNIKPVFVDIDPNTYNLDPEKIEAAITPQTTAILPVHVYGNPCANERIQQIADTFGLKLIYDAAHAFGIRQNGTSILRQGDLSILSFHSTKVFTTIEGGAIVSPDLKTKNRIDYLKNFGFANELTVVAPGINAKLNEIQSAYGLLQLKYVDENIRMRCKVDQVYRERLTGIPGLNMMNIPEGIDHNYGYFPISIDESVYGRSRDQVYDHLKDNGFYSRRYFYPLISEFPVYRGLPSASPANLPVAHRAAKGILCLPIYPTLAESDVVRICELLRNP, encoded by the coding sequence ATGATCTACGTCACCCAACCGAACATGCCACCCCTGGAAGAATTCACAGCCTACCTGGAAAAAATATGGGAGAGCAAATGGCTCACCAACCAGGGTCCCTTCCACGAGGAACTGGAGGAGGCGTTGTGCAAGCATCTCGGAGTCGAGTACATCTCCCTGTTCTCGAACGGGACCCTAGCTTTGCTGACGGCATTGCAAGCGCTCCATATCGGGGGCGAGGTCATCACCACCCCGTTCAGCTTCGTGGCCACGACACATGCCCTCTGGTGGAACAACATCAAGCCGGTGTTCGTTGACATCGACCCCAACACCTACAATCTGGACCCGGAGAAGATCGAAGCGGCCATCACCCCTCAGACCACCGCGATCCTTCCCGTCCATGTCTACGGCAATCCGTGTGCGAACGAACGAATCCAACAAATCGCCGACACGTTCGGGCTGAAATTGATCTACGATGCCGCTCACGCCTTCGGCATCCGACAAAATGGCACTTCGATTCTTCGCCAGGGTGATCTGTCGATCCTGAGCTTCCACTCCACGAAGGTATTCACCACCATCGAAGGTGGCGCGATTGTCAGCCCCGACCTGAAAACGAAAAATCGCATCGACTATCTGAAGAATTTCGGATTCGCCAACGAACTCACCGTCGTCGCCCCCGGAATCAACGCCAAGCTCAACGAGATCCAGTCCGCCTACGGGCTGCTGCAACTCAAGTATGTCGACGAGAACATCCGGATGCGCTGCAAGGTCGATCAAGTTTACCGGGAGCGGTTGACAGGAATCCCCGGTCTCAACATGATGAACATCCCGGAGGGGATCGATCACAATTACGGATATTTCCCCATCTCCATCGACGAGTCCGTCTATGGACGGAGCAGGGATCAGGTGTACGACCATCTGAAGGACAACGGCTTCTACTCCCGCAGGTACTTCTATCCGTTGATCAGCGAATTTCCGGTGTACCGAGGACTTCCTTCGGCATCCCCCGCGAACCTGCCGGTCGCCCATCGTGCCGCCAAAGGCATCCTCTGCCTGCCCATCTATCCGACGCTCGCGGAGTCGGACGTCGTCAGAATCTGCGAGCTTCTGCGGAACCCCTGA